From Hyphomicrobiales bacterium 4NK60-0047b, the proteins below share one genomic window:
- a CDS encoding ChaN family lipoprotein, with amino-acid sequence MKFVKALWLVSLILLMNSGLQHPNAQAKNASDKLNNPSTWQSKELQDHKLVGKIWSKEKNTFITPDELIKALSKKRFILLGEIHDNPDHHTLQAGIINALSSKKEKPALVIEMIKVDQMRRYNSYRNQPNSKAKFLGTALQWKQNGWPSWDIYLPIGEQIYAHNLEVFPGHTTRIMIDHLIKSDMGVLPEKAKKVFKLDVKLEKSLDEALSEDIRVAHCDRLPEHVIPPMTVVQRFRDAWMADVMIQASYDKNDKRRQAILIAGNGHTRKDRGAPWYLDLREGKDKSLTVQFAETSSKATTIKDLAQKSPSGEIAADFIWVTPTIKRGDPCANLPDFGKKN; translated from the coding sequence ATGAAATTTGTCAAAGCCTTATGGCTCGTCTCACTCATTCTGCTTATGAATAGCGGATTACAACACCCAAACGCCCAAGCTAAAAACGCCAGTGACAAATTAAACAATCCATCAACCTGGCAATCAAAAGAATTGCAAGATCACAAACTCGTTGGCAAAATCTGGTCAAAAGAAAAAAACACCTTCATCACACCAGACGAGCTCATCAAAGCTCTGTCTAAAAAACGTTTTATACTTTTAGGTGAAATTCATGACAACCCGGATCACCACACCCTACAAGCTGGCATCATAAATGCACTTAGCAGCAAAAAAGAAAAACCTGCTCTCGTTATAGAAATGATCAAAGTTGATCAAATGAGACGGTATAATTCTTATCGAAACCAACCAAATTCAAAAGCCAAATTTCTAGGGACTGCCCTTCAATGGAAACAAAATGGCTGGCCTAGTTGGGATATTTACCTCCCCATTGGCGAGCAAATTTACGCTCATAATTTAGAAGTGTTCCCCGGTCACACAACACGCATCATGATCGATCACCTGATTAAAAGTGACATGGGCGTTCTACCTGAAAAAGCAAAAAAAGTTTTCAAACTTGATGTGAAACTTGAGAAAAGTTTAGACGAGGCTCTATCTGAAGACATTCGTGTTGCTCATTGCGACCGCTTGCCTGAGCATGTCATTCCTCCAATGACAGTCGTACAAAGATTTCGCGATGCTTGGATGGCTGATGTCATGATCCAGGCGTCTTATGATAAAAATGACAAAAGGCGCCAAGCCATTCTCATTGCAGGCAATGGTCACACAAGAAAAGACAGAGGCGCTCCATGGTATTTGGATTTAAGAGAGGGCAAAGACAAATCTCTAACTGTTCAATTCGCCGAAACCTCAAGCAAAGCCACTACAATAAAAGACCTGGCACAAAAAAGTCCTTCAGGTGAAATTGCAGCTGATTTTATCTGGGTCACACCAACGATTAAACGAGGTGATCCCTGCGCTAACTTGCCAGATTTTGGCAAGAAGAACTAA